One genomic segment of Bernardetia sp. includes these proteins:
- the dnaN gene encoding DNA polymerase III subunit beta: protein MKFIVSSAALLKQLNSLKGLVPSNPVIPILENFLFEISDGLLRVTASDLQNAMTLETAVETDENANVAVPARMLLDTLRNLPEQPITFEINTESHAIEILSNNGRYTLAGEDAGDFPRPAEPKNTTNLMFSSDVISNAISYALFAVSSDEMKPAMNGIFVNLSDGKTNFVATDSHRLVRYRYDGSEGNSNSSIIIPGKAFDQLKNALPSSPQEIQLEFNDTNVFFHFGNIKMVSRLIDERFPDYENVIPTSNDKNLVIDRQQLLGSLKRISIYANKTSQQIRFKLENNNLLISAEDVDFSNEAKENLPCDYDGEPLEIGFNGKFLMEMLSNMNCEAVHFEFSEPNRAALMYPHESAHDDVLMLVMPVMLNNYNY from the coding sequence ATGAAGTTTATTGTTTCGTCGGCAGCACTGCTCAAACAACTCAACTCGCTCAAAGGACTTGTTCCTAGCAATCCTGTAATTCCTATTTTAGAAAATTTTTTATTTGAGATTAGTGATGGTCTTTTGCGTGTAACAGCTTCTGACTTACAAAATGCAATGACTTTAGAAACGGCTGTCGAAACAGATGAAAATGCCAATGTAGCTGTGCCTGCTCGTATGCTTTTAGATACGCTTCGCAACTTGCCAGAACAGCCTATTACATTTGAAATAAATACAGAATCTCATGCTATTGAGATTTTGTCAAATAACGGACGTTATACACTGGCTGGAGAAGATGCAGGTGATTTTCCTCGTCCTGCCGAACCAAAAAATACGACAAACCTAATGTTTTCGTCTGATGTTATTTCAAATGCTATTTCATACGCACTTTTTGCTGTAAGCTCAGACGAAATGAAACCTGCTATGAATGGTATTTTTGTTAATCTTTCTGATGGAAAAACAAATTTTGTAGCGACAGATTCTCACCGTTTGGTGCGTTATCGCTACGATGGTTCGGAAGGAAATAGCAATTCTTCTATCATTATTCCAGGGAAAGCCTTCGACCAACTTAAAAATGCGTTGCCGTCGTCTCCACAGGAAATTCAGTTAGAATTTAACGATACGAATGTCTTTTTTCATTTTGGAAATATCAAAATGGTTAGTCGTCTGATAGATGAGCGTTTTCCAGACTATGAAAATGTAATTCCTACAAGCAATGACAAAAATTTAGTAATTGACCGTCAGCAGCTTTTGGGTTCTTTGAAGCGTATTTCGATTTATGCCAACAAAACTTCTCAGCAGATTCGTTTTAAATTAGAAAACAATAATCTACTTATTTCTGCTGAAGATGTAGATTTTTCAAATGAAGCAAAAGAAAACTTGCCTTGTGATTACGATGGAGAGCCTTTAGAAATTGGTTTCAATGGTAAATTTTTAATGGAAATGCTTTCTAACATGAACTGTGAAGCTGTTCATTTTGAGTTTTCAGAGCCTAATCGTGCAGCACTTATGTACCCACACGAATCAGCACATGATGACGTTTTAATGCTTGTAATGCCAGTGATGTTAAATAATTACAATTATTAA
- the eno gene encoding phosphopyruvate hydratase, giving the protein MAQIQHIHARQILDSRGNPTVEVDVRTSNGNMGRAAVPSGASTGKYEAVELRDNDKDAFLGKGVLQAVKHVNEIIAPEIIGFSVYDQNLVDKLMLEMDGTANKAKLGANAMLGVSMALSKAAAKEASLPLYRYIGGVNANTLPVPMMNILNGGSHADNAIDFQEFMIMPVGAERFSDSLRMGTEIFHHLKTVLKKNGLSTNVGDEGGFAPNLRSNVEAIEVVLQAIEAAGYKAGQDVFIALDAASSEFYDAKEKVYHFHKSTGDKLSSDEMANYWADWCKKYPILSIEDGMDEDDWNGWQKLTQLVGDRVQLVGDDLFVTNVKRLQEGIEKQVANSVLIKVNQIGTLTETIDTVNLSHRNEYKTVMSHRSGETEDNTIADLAVALNTGQIKTGSASRSDRMAKYNQLLRIEEELGEAAYFPGLDF; this is encoded by the coding sequence ATGGCTCAAATTCAGCATATTCACGCACGTCAGATTTTAGATTCAAGAGGAAACCCTACAGTTGAAGTAGATGTAAGAACCTCAAATGGCAATATGGGACGTGCAGCCGTTCCATCTGGCGCATCTACAGGAAAATATGAAGCTGTCGAACTTAGAGACAATGATAAAGATGCCTTTTTAGGAAAAGGAGTTTTACAAGCTGTCAAACATGTCAATGAAATTATCGCTCCTGAAATTATTGGCTTTTCAGTCTATGACCAAAATTTGGTTGACAAACTAATGCTTGAGATGGACGGTACAGCCAACAAAGCAAAGCTAGGTGCAAATGCCATGCTTGGCGTTTCGATGGCACTTTCAAAGGCTGCTGCAAAAGAAGCTAGTTTGCCTTTGTATCGCTATATTGGTGGAGTAAATGCCAATACGCTTCCTGTTCCGATGATGAATATTTTGAATGGAGGTTCACATGCTGACAATGCTATTGATTTCCAAGAGTTTATGATTATGCCAGTAGGGGCAGAGCGTTTTTCAGATTCTTTGAGAATGGGAACTGAAATTTTCCACCATTTGAAAACAGTTTTGAAGAAAAATGGTCTTTCTACCAATGTAGGCGACGAAGGTGGTTTTGCTCCAAATCTTCGTTCAAATGTAGAGGCGATTGAAGTAGTTTTGCAAGCGATTGAAGCTGCAGGCTACAAAGCTGGACAAGATGTTTTTATTGCTTTAGATGCTGCAAGTTCAGAATTCTATGATGCCAAAGAAAAAGTATATCATTTCCATAAATCTACTGGAGACAAACTTTCTTCGGATGAAATGGCAAATTACTGGGCAGATTGGTGTAAAAAATATCCTATTTTGTCTATTGAAGATGGAATGGATGAAGACGATTGGAATGGTTGGCAAAAACTAACACAACTTGTTGGTGATAGAGTTCAACTTGTTGGAGACGACCTTTTTGTAACTAATGTAAAGCGTCTGCAAGAAGGAATTGAAAAGCAAGTAGCAAATTCTGTTTTGATAAAAGTAAACCAAATTGGAACGCTTACTGAAACAATAGATACTGTAAATCTTTCACACCGAAACGAATATAAAACAGTTATGTCGCACCGAAGTGGTGAAACAGAAGACAATACGATTGCAGACTTGGCTGTGGCACTTAATACAGGGCAAATCAAGACAGGTTCGGCTTCTCGTTCAGACCGTATGGCAAAATACAATCAACTTCTAAGAATTGAAGAAGAATTAGGTGAAGCGGCTTACTTCCCTGGATTGGATTTCTAA
- a CDS encoding YihY/virulence factor BrkB family protein: MRKEIRERLKKTSHRIRHHRRVEGFERFLGSIYFRKNPEFNLYLILGIFFSKIQKDAVPDRASGIAFNLTLAIFPFVIFLFTLIPYFQIPDLEERIFTELNAIVPNGIYAFIDTTIYDIVSKQRGGLLSFGFVAALFAATSGTIGFMDAFSRSQRIIDKRNFLKKRITALSLTLIFTSLLILTIVLIIGGEYVLNLLRDWISQDGLYYSIQVIRYIVGFLIILMTISMLYRFAPALKIPWRTYGVGAILASLSCVIVSVGFSYYISYFNTYNKLYGSIGTFIGFMFWLFVISLVILFGFEINVSIEKARKIAVRRHKRWRKSMAKDLKQQDEEAN; the protein is encoded by the coding sequence ATGCGTAAAGAAATTAGAGAACGTCTCAAGAAAACCTCACACAGAATCCGTCATCACAGGCGAGTAGAGGGTTTTGAGCGTTTTTTAGGAAGTATATATTTTAGAAAAAACCCAGAATTCAATTTATATCTAATTTTGGGAATATTCTTTTCTAAGATTCAAAAAGATGCAGTTCCAGACCGTGCTAGTGGTATTGCCTTCAACCTTACGCTTGCTATTTTCCCTTTTGTCATTTTCCTTTTTACGCTTATTCCTTATTTTCAAATTCCAGATTTGGAGGAACGTATTTTTACAGAACTCAATGCTATTGTTCCTAATGGAATTTATGCTTTCATTGATACTACTATTTATGATATTGTAAGTAAGCAGCGTGGGGGACTTTTGTCTTTTGGTTTTGTAGCCGCTCTTTTTGCTGCTACCAGTGGAACGATTGGATTTATGGATGCTTTTAGTCGTTCACAGCGTATTATAGACAAACGAAATTTCCTCAAGAAGCGAATTACAGCTCTTAGTCTAACTCTTATTTTTACCAGTCTTCTAATACTTACGATTGTTTTGATTATTGGAGGAGAGTATGTTCTCAACCTTTTAAGAGATTGGATAAGTCAAGATGGTTTGTATTATAGCATTCAAGTCATTCGATATATTGTTGGTTTTCTCATCATCCTCATGACCATTTCTATGCTTTATCGTTTTGCGCCTGCTCTCAAAATTCCTTGGCGAACGTATGGCGTGGGAGCTATTTTAGCATCTCTTTCTTGTGTGATTGTCTCAGTAGGTTTTTCATATTATATCAGTTATTTCAATACTTATAACAAACTTTATGGCTCTATCGGAACGTTTATCGGTTTTATGTTTTGGCTTTTTGTAATTTCTCTAGTCATTCTTTTTGGTTTTGAAATCAATGTGAGCATAGAAAAGGCTAGAAAAATAGCTGTTAGGAGGCATAAAAGATGGAGAAAAAGTATGGCTAAAGACTTGAAACAACAAGATGAAGAAGCAAATTGA
- a CDS encoding DUF418 domain-containing protein, whose amino-acid sequence MKNRIIGIDVARAIAVIGMIVVNFKIVFGNNGASWLKSLASIFDGKAAATFVVLAGVGIALMTNSALLNKNNKKLDKARKRIVKRAIFLFTMGSSYIFIWSADILHFYGIYMLIVLLVLAQKEWVIFVLAIFLILVYPLLLFFLNYEAGWNFDNLEYQDFWTINGFIRNLFFNGFHPVIPWSAFMLFGYWLGKQNLYNEAFIKKLFWVSFSSFIIVQLFSYFSILGISQGNTKVFNEVYQILGTSPMPPLPIYMFNGVSIAFTIISACIFISNKFDTNKIILALNKTGQLALTFYIAHVVLGMGAIEILTPLKMGKYSIEFSVIYALLFSFLCILFAIFWLKYKNIGPVEWVMRKLTD is encoded by the coding sequence ATGAAAAATAGAATTATCGGAATTGATGTAGCACGTGCTATAGCTGTTATTGGAATGATTGTAGTAAATTTCAAAATTGTATTTGGGAATAATGGAGCTTCTTGGTTAAAATCACTTGCAAGTATTTTTGATGGAAAAGCAGCAGCTACTTTTGTTGTATTGGCAGGAGTAGGAATCGCTTTAATGACCAATTCAGCATTACTAAATAAGAACAATAAAAAATTAGATAAAGCAAGAAAAAGAATCGTGAAGAGAGCTATTTTCTTATTTACTATGGGTAGTTCATATATTTTTATTTGGTCTGCTGATATTTTGCACTTTTATGGTATCTATATGCTCATCGTGTTACTTGTATTAGCACAGAAAGAATGGGTTATTTTTGTGTTGGCAATTTTCCTTATTCTAGTATATCCTCTACTATTATTTTTTTTAAATTATGAAGCAGGTTGGAACTTTGATAATTTAGAATATCAAGACTTTTGGACAATAAATGGTTTTATAAGAAACTTATTTTTTAATGGTTTTCATCCTGTTATACCTTGGAGTGCTTTTATGCTATTCGGGTATTGGTTGGGTAAACAAAACTTATACAATGAAGCATTTATTAAAAAATTATTTTGGGTTTCTTTTTCTAGCTTTATAATCGTTCAGCTATTTTCTTATTTTTCAATTTTAGGAATTTCACAGGGAAATACTAAGGTTTTTAATGAAGTTTATCAAATTCTAGGTACAAGTCCAATGCCACCTCTTCCTATTTATATGTTCAATGGTGTTTCGATTGCTTTTACTATTATTTCTGCTTGTATTTTTATATCTAATAAATTTGATACGAATAAGATAATACTTGCACTAAATAAAACAGGACAGCTGGCTCTAACATTTTATATTGCTCATGTTGTTCTTGGAATGGGAGCTATTGAAATTCTAACTCCATTAAAAATGGGTAAATATTCTATTGAGTTTTCTGTTATTTACGCTTTATTATTCAGTTTTTTATGTATTTTATTTGCCATTTTTTGGTTAAAATATAAAAATATAGGTCCAGTAGAATGGGTAATGAGAAAACTTACAGATTGA
- the ruvB gene encoding Holliday junction branch migration DNA helicase RuvB: protein MRQDYIDPNSKPETQTEADIERALRPLSFQDFTGQEKILDNLQVFVKAAVSRGEPLDHVLLHGPPGLGKTTLSHIIANELNANIKTTSGPVLDKPSDLAGLLTNLKAGDVLFIDEIHRLNPVVEEYLYSAMEDYRIDIMLDTGPNARSVQIKLKPFTLIGATTRSGLLTSPLRARFGINLRLEYYDAELLTTIIQRSSAILSTPIEKDAAFEIARRSRGTPRISNNLLRRTRDFAQVKGDGKIDLKIAQISLKALEVDENGLDEMDNRILLTIIDKFGGGPVGLTTIATACAEEAETIEEVYEPFLIKEGFLKRTPRGREVTALAYQHFDMLPPHEQARLF, encoded by the coding sequence ATGCGTCAAGACTATATAGACCCCAACTCAAAACCTGAAACTCAGACTGAAGCCGACATAGAGCGTGCCTTACGTCCGTTGTCTTTTCAAGATTTTACAGGGCAGGAAAAAATATTGGATAACTTACAAGTCTTTGTAAAGGCTGCTGTGAGTAGAGGTGAGCCATTAGACCACGTTCTGTTGCATGGTCCTCCTGGATTGGGGAAAACTACGCTTTCGCATATCATAGCTAATGAGCTTAATGCCAACATCAAAACCACTTCAGGTCCTGTTTTGGACAAACCAAGTGATTTGGCAGGACTTCTCACCAACTTAAAAGCTGGAGATGTTCTTTTCATTGATGAAATTCACCGTCTGAATCCAGTCGTTGAGGAATATTTGTATTCAGCAATGGAAGATTATCGTATCGATATTATGCTAGATACAGGACCCAATGCTCGTTCGGTTCAGATAAAACTAAAGCCTTTTACGCTCATTGGTGCAACGACTCGTTCTGGACTTCTTACTTCGCCTTTGCGTGCAAGATTTGGAATCAACTTAAGACTAGAATATTATGATGCAGAACTTTTAACGACGATTATTCAACGTTCGTCGGCTATTTTAAGCACTCCAATTGAAAAAGATGCAGCCTTTGAAATTGCAAGAAGAAGCCGAGGCACACCACGTATTTCGAATAATCTTTTGCGCCGTACAAGAGATTTTGCACAAGTAAAAGGAGATGGGAAAATTGATTTAAAGATTGCTCAAATTTCTCTCAAAGCCTTAGAGGTAGATGAAAATGGACTAGACGAGATGGACAACCGTATTCTTCTAACGATTATTGATAAGTTTGGTGGAGGTCCTGTCGGACTGACAACCATTGCCACAGCTTGTGCAGAAGAAGCCGAAACGATAGAAGAAGTCTATGAACCATTTTTGATAAAAGAAGGGTTCTTGAAGCGTACACCAAGAGGAAGAGAAGTAACAGCTCTTGCCTATCAGCATTTTGATATGTTGCCACCTCACGAGCAAGCTAGGCTGTTTTAA
- a CDS encoding Rpn family recombination-promoting nuclease/putative transposase, with amino-acid sequence MSTKERYLNPFTDFGFKKLFGTEVNKDLLIHFLNAVLPDNVEISELTYLKTEHLGHSALDRKVVYDLYCESPDGEKFIVELQKARQKFFKERTIFYSTFPIQEQAQQGDWDFELKAVYSVSILNFLIDDNSYATKQQKRIEKAPVKSVAKLIDVETKEVFYDKLTYVQIYIPLFDKAEEELETIEDKWFYVIQNLQRFQNRPVALQERIFDKVFATAEIAMFDKQERMAYEDSLKYYRDIKNVIDTAEEKGIAKGRKEGKEEGKKEKEIEIIKNGLSEGLDLTVLSKITNLSLEEVKEIVNSLEK; translated from the coding sequence ATGTCCACTAAAGAAAGATACCTCAACCCGTTTACAGACTTTGGCTTTAAAAAGCTTTTCGGAACAGAAGTAAATAAAGATTTGCTAATTCACTTCTTAAATGCTGTTTTGCCTGATAATGTAGAGATTTCTGAACTCACTTATCTAAAAACAGAGCATTTAGGTCATTCTGCATTGGATAGAAAGGTAGTATATGATTTATACTGTGAAAGTCCTGATGGAGAAAAGTTTATTGTAGAATTACAGAAGGCAAGACAAAAGTTTTTTAAGGAGCGTACTATTTTTTACTCTACTTTTCCCATACAAGAACAAGCTCAACAGGGAGATTGGGATTTTGAGTTGAAGGCTGTGTATTCTGTATCTATCTTAAATTTTCTGATTGATGATAATTCTTATGCAACCAAACAACAAAAAAGAATAGAAAAAGCACCTGTAAAGTCAGTAGCCAAACTTATTGATGTTGAAACCAAAGAGGTTTTTTACGATAAACTGACTTATGTACAGATTTATATTCCACTTTTTGACAAAGCAGAAGAAGAGCTGGAAACAATAGAGGACAAATGGTTTTATGTTATTCAAAACCTCCAACGCTTTCAAAATCGTCCTGTTGCTCTACAAGAAAGAATCTTTGATAAAGTTTTTGCCACAGCAGAAATTGCAATGTTCGATAAACAAGAACGAATGGCTTATGAAGACAGTTTGAAATATTACAGAGATATAAAAAATGTAATTGATACAGCAGAAGAAAAGGGTATAGCAAAAGGTAGAAAAGAAGGTAAAGAAGAAGGAAAGAAAGAAAAGGAAATTGAGATTATAAAAAATGGATTATCTGAGGGACTTGATTTAACTGTGCTTTCAAAAATCACTAACCTTTCTTTAGAAGAAGTAAAAGAAATAGTAAATTCTTTAGAAAAATAA
- a CDS encoding n-acetylglutamate synthase encodes MNYHNKKFRPVSNTENGETSEETIFHYKQEGNILTSTYTGGKILKGHLIGMVDEKGNIDMRYHQVNEKGELMTGVCKSRPEILENGKIRLHETWKWTSGDLSEGKSILEEI; translated from the coding sequence ATGAATTATCACAATAAAAAATTTCGTCCTGTCTCCAATACAGAAAATGGAGAAACCTCAGAAGAAACTATCTTTCATTACAAACAAGAAGGAAATATTTTGACTTCAACATATACTGGTGGAAAAATATTGAAAGGTCATTTGATTGGAATGGTAGATGAGAAGGGAAATATTGATATGCGTTATCATCAAGTCAATGAAAAAGGAGAACTGATGACAGGCGTTTGTAAGTCAAGACCAGAAATACTAGAAAATGGCAAAATTAGACTTCACGAAACGTGGAAATGGACAAGTGGAGACTTATCAGAAGGAAAATCTATTTTAGAAGAAATATAG
- a CDS encoding rhodanese-related sulfurtransferase, with product MKTTQENKTLNQDLAINNVENSHFPYRVLLYYCFTPIENPEKFKEEHHLFCIKLGLLGRIIVADEGLNGTVCGTPEACQAYMDAINADVRFKDIDFKIDASENQTFSKINVRLKKEIVNAGIPHIKPYHGTGTHLSPKEFKDLKDNEDVVILDVRSDYEHNLGHFKNALTLDIENFRDFPEKVKELEQYKDKKVLTYCTGGIKCEKASALLMKEGFKDVYQLHGGIIKYGKEVGGEDFEGKCYVFDERVAVDVNEVNPTLVSTCYVCEERSDNMVNCANPKCNRHTTICNSCLEEMDGACSAECKSHPEKREYHPEGRGMYKKTLNGYNPYIGWNTGKIIDKNTEGINKKK from the coding sequence ATGAAAACTACTCAAGAAAACAAAACGCTAAACCAAGATTTAGCCATAAACAACGTCGAAAATTCTCATTTTCCGTATCGTGTACTTTTATATTACTGCTTCACGCCGATAGAAAATCCAGAAAAATTCAAAGAAGAACATCATCTTTTTTGTATCAAGTTAGGACTTTTGGGAAGAATCATAGTAGCAGATGAAGGTTTAAACGGAACAGTTTGTGGAACGCCAGAAGCCTGCCAAGCCTATATGGATGCTATTAATGCAGATGTTCGTTTTAAAGACATTGATTTCAAAATTGATGCTTCTGAAAATCAAACCTTTAGCAAAATCAATGTTCGTCTGAAAAAGGAAATCGTAAACGCAGGTATTCCACATATCAAACCGTATCACGGAACAGGAACACATCTTTCTCCAAAAGAATTTAAGGATTTGAAAGATAATGAAGATGTGGTTATCCTAGATGTTCGCTCAGATTATGAACATAATTTAGGACACTTCAAAAATGCACTTACTTTAGACATTGAAAACTTTAGAGATTTTCCAGAAAAAGTAAAAGAACTAGAGCAGTACAAAGACAAAAAAGTTTTGACCTACTGCACAGGTGGAATCAAATGTGAAAAAGCCTCTGCTTTACTTATGAAGGAAGGTTTTAAGGATGTATATCAGCTTCATGGAGGAATTATAAAATATGGAAAAGAAGTTGGTGGAGAAGATTTTGAAGGAAAATGTTATGTTTTTGACGAACGTGTGGCTGTAGATGTCAATGAAGTAAATCCAACACTTGTCAGTACGTGTTATGTTTGTGAGGAAAGGTCAGACAATATGGTAAACTGTGCCAATCCAAAATGTAATCGTCATACTACAATTTGTAATTCTTGCCTAGAAGAAATGGATGGAGCTTGTAGCGCTGAGTGTAAAAGCCACCCAGAAAAACGTGAATACCACCCAGAAGGTAGAGGAATGTATAAGAAAACCCTCAATGGCTACAATCCTTATATTGGTTGGAATACTGGAAAAATCATTGATAAAAATACAGAAGGAATAAATAAGAAAAAATAG
- a CDS encoding MFS transporter: MTNSDSIYTLNFGLVCISSLLFLASFNMLIPELPAYLNSLGGEEYIGLIIALFTLTAGISRPFSGKLTDSIGRKPVMLIGASVCLFCGFLYPVLTTVIGFLLLRLIHGFSTGFSPTAFSAYVSDIVSSKKWGEALGIQSLFFSLGLALGPALGSSIKLYFSFNVLFYSSSLMAFLSMAMIMNLQETLPNKRKFSFSTLKLGRNDIIAKEALPPAFVTLLSYLSFGIILTLVPIWTEHLGAKNKGLFFIVFTISSLFVRFLAGKLSDKYSRTLMISIGLVFLGVSLVLIGTMETLYGLVFGAVLYGIGMGIVSPSLSAWTIDLSYSETKGKAIATMFIALEIGIGGGALLSGWYYQNEITHIPTVFYTCSCAVLVAFLYVALIYRQNKKADFYA; this comes from the coding sequence ATGACTAATTCAGATTCTATTTACACTCTAAATTTCGGATTGGTTTGTATCAGTTCGTTACTTTTTTTAGCTAGTTTTAATATGCTTATCCCAGAGCTTCCAGCTTATTTAAACAGCTTGGGAGGAGAAGAATATATAGGTCTTATCATAGCATTATTCACACTAACAGCAGGAATTTCCCGTCCTTTTAGTGGAAAACTAACTGATTCAATAGGAAGAAAGCCTGTTATGTTGATAGGAGCAAGTGTATGTCTGTTTTGTGGTTTTTTATATCCTGTCTTAACTACAGTAATAGGTTTCTTGTTGTTAAGGCTTATCCACGGATTCTCAACAGGGTTTAGCCCTACGGCTTTTTCTGCTTATGTTTCTGATATTGTTTCTTCAAAAAAATGGGGTGAAGCACTTGGCATACAAAGTTTGTTTTTTAGTTTGGGACTGGCTTTAGGACCTGCATTAGGAAGTTCTATCAAGCTATACTTTTCTTTTAATGTGCTGTTTTATTCTTCTTCTTTAATGGCTTTTTTATCTATGGCTATGATAATGAATTTACAAGAAACACTACCTAACAAGCGAAAGTTTAGTTTTTCAACATTGAAATTAGGCAGAAATGATATTATTGCAAAAGAAGCCTTACCACCTGCATTTGTAACACTACTTTCTTATCTTTCTTTTGGTATTATCTTGACTTTAGTTCCTATTTGGACAGAGCATTTAGGAGCAAAAAATAAAGGATTGTTTTTTATTGTTTTTACAATTTCATCACTATTTGTACGATTTTTAGCAGGCAAATTATCAGATAAATATAGTCGTACATTAATGATTAGTATTGGGCTTGTTTTTTTAGGAGTATCATTGGTTTTGATTGGAACAATGGAAACTCTTTATGGACTTGTATTTGGAGCTGTTTTGTATGGAATAGGAATGGGGATAGTCTCGCCCTCTCTGAGTGCTTGGACAATAGATTTAAGTTATTCTGAAACTAAAGGAAAAGCAATTGCCACCATGTTTATTGCTTTGGAAATTGGAATCGGAGGAGGAGCTTTATTATCAGGTTGGTATTATCAGAACGAAATTACACATATTCCAACTGTATTTTATACTTGTTCTTGTGCTGTTTTGGTCGCCTTTCTTTATGTTGCTCTTATATATAGACAAAATAAAAAAGCTGACTTCTATGCTTGA
- a CDS encoding HD domain-containing protein — MKTERLHQQLEFIKEIDKLKYIQRKTRLFNSNRHENDAEHSWHLAVMALILSEHSDVEIDVLKVLKMVLIHDLVEIDAGDTFLFDTTKNHLNTENELIAAKRIFGLLPKDQKEEYIKIWQEFEAGETNEAKFAKTMDRFEPILQNASNAGGTWTEFSISYHKIIDKVKGIKLGSTTIWNYTLSLIDNLRTKKIIHD, encoded by the coding sequence ATGAAAACTGAAAGACTCCACCAACAATTAGAATTTATCAAGGAAATAGATAAACTAAAGTATATTCAAAGAAAAACTAGACTTTTTAATAGCAACAGACATGAAAATGATGCTGAACACAGTTGGCACTTGGCAGTAATGGCTTTGATTTTATCAGAGCATTCTGATGTAGAAATAGATGTTTTGAAGGTTTTGAAAATGGTTCTGATTCACGACTTGGTAGAGATAGATGCTGGTGATACATTTCTTTTTGACACAACAAAAAACCATTTGAATACAGAAAATGAACTTATTGCAGCTAAACGTATTTTTGGGTTACTTCCTAAAGACCAAAAAGAAGAATATATCAAAATATGGCAAGAGTTTGAAGCAGGAGAAACTAATGAGGCTAAGTTTGCCAAAACGATGGACAGATTTGAACCCATTTTACAAAACGCATCAAATGCTGGAGGTACTTGGACAGAGTTTAGTATTTCTTATCATAAAATCATTGATAAAGTGAAAGGGATTAAACTTGGTTCTACAACAATTTGGAACTATACATTATCTCTTATTGATAATTTACGTACAAAAAAAATTATACATGACTAA
- a CDS encoding Crp/Fnr family transcriptional regulator, with amino-acid sequence MIRTNTELLEYISNAIKMPSTYFVEEKIKKNTCWIEQNQKIFHVYVIKSGVAKCYLTQDTGNDFIQEFFGEGELFGEVEAIRDGQSFCAIEAILDMEVYKIATTHFLELLENDKVFNKLIFKSMASKIKYKAIRHSYNQSHSIKLNLLRLKKQFPNLFSIIPKQDIANYLGVTLRSFNRVLQEIEK; translated from the coding sequence ATGATTAGAACCAATACAGAACTTTTAGAATACATCAGCAATGCTATAAAAATGCCTTCCACATATTTTGTAGAAGAAAAGATAAAGAAGAATACTTGCTGGATAGAACAAAATCAAAAGATATTTCATGTTTATGTTATCAAGAGTGGAGTAGCAAAATGCTATCTTACACAAGACACAGGAAACGATTTTATACAAGAGTTTTTTGGAGAAGGAGAACTATTTGGCGAGGTAGAAGCTATACGTGACGGACAGAGTTTTTGTGCGATTGAAGCTATTTTAGATATGGAAGTTTATAAAATTGCCACTACTCATTTTTTAGAGCTTTTAGAAAATGACAAAGTATTCAATAAACTCATTTTCAAATCTATGGCTAGTAAAATCAAATACAAAGCGATAAGGCATTCTTACAATCAATCACATTCTATAAAATTAAATTTGTTACGGCTAAAAAAACAGTTTCCTAACCTTTTTTCTATCATTCCAAAACAAGATATTGCTAATTACTTGGGTGTTACCCTTCGAAGTTTTAATAGAGTATTGCAAGAAATTGAAAAGTAA